The following coding sequences lie in one Nitrospirota bacterium genomic window:
- a CDS encoding Crp/Fnr family transcriptional regulator codes for MDDSISVLERISGAFPFLRDADAEIKKQITEHALVVRIPKGKFVFLEGDECKQLALVLSGTVRVYKPAESGREITLYRLGKGESCILTASCIFNNGQFPAIAIIEEDVEAALVPAAIFRNWINRYEIWRDYIFNLLSRRLSDILATVEEVTFRRMDMRIAEYLLKLAHTHKDGINITHQDIAMELGTSREVVSRILKHFESDNIISLGRGTISITDLNGLSKKAEQVN; via the coding sequence CTGGAAAGAATATCCGGGGCCTTCCCTTTTTTAAGGGACGCGGATGCGGAAATTAAAAAACAAATCACGGAACATGCCTTAGTTGTGCGGATCCCAAAGGGCAAATTCGTCTTTCTGGAAGGAGATGAATGCAAACAACTGGCCCTGGTCCTCTCCGGCACTGTCAGGGTCTATAAGCCCGCTGAGAGCGGCAGGGAGATAACGCTTTACAGGCTGGGAAAAGGGGAAAGCTGCATCCTGACTGCTTCATGCATTTTCAATAATGGTCAATTTCCGGCTATCGCGATAATTGAAGAAGATGTGGAAGCGGCGCTGGTCCCAGCAGCCATTTTCCGCAACTGGATCAACCGTTATGAAATCTGGAGGGACTATATTTTCAATCTCCTCTCCAGACGCCTCTCTGACATCCTTGCCACGGTTGAAGAAGTCACATTCCGCAGAATGGACATGCGTATCGCGGAGTATCTTCTTAAACTTGCTCACACGCATAAAGACGGGATCAATATCACCCATCAGGATATTGCGATGGAATTAGGGACATCAAGGGAAGTTGTCAGCAGGATCCTGAAGCATTTTGAATCCGACAACATCATCTCTCTGGGCAGAGGGACGATCTCAATCACCGACCTCAACGGCTTATCAAAAAAAGCGGAACAGGTAAATTAA